The proteins below are encoded in one region of Juglans microcarpa x Juglans regia isolate MS1-56 chromosome 4D, Jm3101_v1.0, whole genome shotgun sequence:
- the LOC121259735 gene encoding uncharacterized protein LOC121259735, with the protein MRSSKGQYQNKFVRFLTTPIRILGKARDIYVRRITDCATRVSYGQAMGCSAALPKSFSVSSSRSNDGEDLRELIRAASVRTLIERIDMDVILKQQGAANSTGSKGCPSALASAWARLMKTGPAILKELVLERRRICCIQEAEAMLSQIQALCSESSDPPFSQTVSRARDCMLGIVVIKNCSHLL; encoded by the coding sequence ATGAGATCAAGCAAGGGACAGTACCAAAACAAGTTCGTGCGGTTTCTAACGACACCCATTAGGATTCTGGGCAAAGCAAGAGACATTTACGTGCGACGCATCACAGACTGCGCCACAAGAGTGAGCTACGGCCAGGCCATGGGCTGCTCGGCCGCGTTACCGAAGAGTTTCAGTGTCAGCTCGTCGAGGTCCAACGATGGTGAAGATTTACGAGAGCTTATAAGAGCTGCCTCGGTTCGGACTTTGATCGAGAGGATTGACATGGATGTGATTCTAAAGCAGCAGGGGGCGGCGAATTCCACGGGATCCAAGGGTTGCCCAAGTGCTCTAGCGTCGGCATGGGCAAGATTGATGAAGACAGGCCCTGCGATTTTGAAGGAGTTGGTGTTGGAGCGAAGGCGGATTTGCTGTATCCAAGAAGCAGAAGCTATGCTGTCACAAATACAAGCTCTGTGTTCTGAATCTTCTGATCCCCCCTTTTCGCAGACAGTATCTCGTGCGAGGGATTGCATGTTGGGGATTGTAGTAATAAAGAATTGCTCCCATCTTTTGTAA